A single window of Culicoides brevitarsis isolate CSIRO-B50_1 chromosome 3, AGI_CSIRO_Cbre_v1, whole genome shotgun sequence DNA harbors:
- the LOC134835626 gene encoding sin3 histone deacetylase corepressor complex component SDS3 isoform X2 — protein sequence MHEFTDFEKEIYMAGQDNHETMYDSEEDTEEASETELFSNGPDQPMEIKEQMYQDKLENLKKQLEDLKNGSHPEYLKRIKKLEQQYKERIRLNEIYRDYLVNCVERDYILEKNAAVKEYEEKKTDLRENLLSDMEDKRKQIDIERNNMELNCDTIDIKPAVTRKLRRRPNEPVPVVEKRRKNTPGALVLQLEDKEIDSDLKMISRSKVMTPIKQPCYNMNGNNANNYAMDVFTEAKIEDGKLLYEKRWYHRGQPIFVEGKEYPRFAATISAIGNETIWVKRCSDNNKVRIMTMQLSRGKISIKRRAN from the exons ATGCACGAATTCACGGATTTCGAGAAAGAAATCTACATGGCCGGACAGGACAATCACGAAACAATGTACGACAGTGAAGAAG ATACTGAGGAAGCCAGCGAGACTGAGTTGTTCAGCAATGGACCCGATCAGCCGATGGAAATTAAGGAGCA AATGTACCAAGACAAGttggaaaatctaaaaaagcaACTGGAAGACCTCAAAAACGGATCACACCCAGAATACTTGAAACGCATCAAAAAACTGGAGCAGCAGTACAAGGAACGAATCCGTCTAAACGAAATTTATCGCGATTATTTGGTAAATTGCGTCGAACGTGACTACATTCTCGAGAAAAATGCCGCCGTGAAGGAGTACGAGGAGAAAAAGACAGATTTGCGCGAGAATTTGCTGAGTGACATGGAAGATAAGCGGAAACAAATCGATATTGAACGCAATAACATGGAGCTCAATTGCGACACGATCGATATCAAGCCCGCCGTGACGCGAAAACTCCGAAGACGTCCCAACGAACCGGTGCCTGTGGTGGAAAAACGTCGAAAAAACACACCCGGAGCCCTCGTACTGCAGCTCGAAGACAAGGAAATTGACAGTGATCTCAAGATGATAAGTCGCTCGAAGGTGATGACGCCAATTAAGCAACCGTGCTACAACATGAACGGCAACAACGCCAACAACTATGCCATGGATGTATTTACCGAAGCCAAAATCGAGGATGGCAAGTTGTTGTACGAGAAGCGTTGGTATCACCGCGGGCAGCCAATTTTCGTCGAAGGCAAGGAATATCCGCGATTTGCCGCAACAATTTCCGCCATCGGCAACGAGACAATTTGGGTAAAACGATGCTCGGACAACAACAAAGTCCGTATTATGACCATGCAACTGAGTCGCGGCAAGATTTCCATTAAACGACGAgctaattaa
- the LOC134835626 gene encoding sin3 histone deacetylase corepressor complex component SDS3 isoform X1 produces the protein MHEFTDFEKEIYMAGQDNHETMYDSEEGECYDLNSENNLLDTEEASETELFSNGPDQPMEIKEQMYQDKLENLKKQLEDLKNGSHPEYLKRIKKLEQQYKERIRLNEIYRDYLVNCVERDYILEKNAAVKEYEEKKTDLRENLLSDMEDKRKQIDIERNNMELNCDTIDIKPAVTRKLRRRPNEPVPVVEKRRKNTPGALVLQLEDKEIDSDLKMISRSKVMTPIKQPCYNMNGNNANNYAMDVFTEAKIEDGKLLYEKRWYHRGQPIFVEGKEYPRFAATISAIGNETIWVKRCSDNNKVRIMTMQLSRGKISIKRRAN, from the exons ATGCACGAATTCACGGATTTCGAGAAAGAAATCTACATGGCCGGACAGGACAATCACGAAACAATGTACGACAGTGAAGAAG GGGAATGTTATGATTTAAATTCCGAAAATAATCTTTTAGATACTGAGGAAGCCAGCGAGACTGAGTTGTTCAGCAATGGACCCGATCAGCCGATGGAAATTAAGGAGCA AATGTACCAAGACAAGttggaaaatctaaaaaagcaACTGGAAGACCTCAAAAACGGATCACACCCAGAATACTTGAAACGCATCAAAAAACTGGAGCAGCAGTACAAGGAACGAATCCGTCTAAACGAAATTTATCGCGATTATTTGGTAAATTGCGTCGAACGTGACTACATTCTCGAGAAAAATGCCGCCGTGAAGGAGTACGAGGAGAAAAAGACAGATTTGCGCGAGAATTTGCTGAGTGACATGGAAGATAAGCGGAAACAAATCGATATTGAACGCAATAACATGGAGCTCAATTGCGACACGATCGATATCAAGCCCGCCGTGACGCGAAAACTCCGAAGACGTCCCAACGAACCGGTGCCTGTGGTGGAAAAACGTCGAAAAAACACACCCGGAGCCCTCGTACTGCAGCTCGAAGACAAGGAAATTGACAGTGATCTCAAGATGATAAGTCGCTCGAAGGTGATGACGCCAATTAAGCAACCGTGCTACAACATGAACGGCAACAACGCCAACAACTATGCCATGGATGTATTTACCGAAGCCAAAATCGAGGATGGCAAGTTGTTGTACGAGAAGCGTTGGTATCACCGCGGGCAGCCAATTTTCGTCGAAGGCAAGGAATATCCGCGATTTGCCGCAACAATTTCCGCCATCGGCAACGAGACAATTTGGGTAAAACGATGCTCGGACAACAACAAAGTCCGTATTATGACCATGCAACTGAGTCGCGGCAAGATTTCCATTAAACGACGAgctaattaa
- the LOC134835627 gene encoding probable prefoldin subunit 4, translated as MATKTETKGKGFQPDSAVDITFEDQQRINKFANFNAKLEDLREEVKAKQNKLKNLEEAVEEIELFDDDTQIPFLSGEVFVSHNLSRTQELLAETKETYLKEIQEAEAKCKEIQENMNELKQHLYSRFGNHIYLENDQD; from the coding sequence ATGGCAACAAAAACTGAAACGAAGGGCAAAGGCTTCCAACCGGACTCCGCTGTCGACATCACGTTCGAGGATCAACAGAGAATAAACAAATTCGCAAATTTCAATGCAAAACTCGAGGATCTGCGGGAAGAGGTGAAAGCCAAACagaacaaattgaaaaatctcgAAGAAGCGGTCGAAGAAATTGAGCTTTTTGACGACGACACGCAAATTCCCTTCCTCAGTGGCGAGGTTTTTGTGTCGCACAACTTGTCGCGAACGCAAGAACTCTTGGCCGAAACGAAGGAAACGTACTTGAAGGAGATCCAAGAAGCCGAGGCCAAATGCAAGGAAATCCAAGAGAACATGAACGAACTGAAGCAACACTTGTACAGTCGTTTCGGAAATCACATTTACTTGGAAAATGATCAAGATTAA
- the LOC134835628 gene encoding thioredoxin domain-containing protein 17-like — protein sequence MVTESYVDGYEKLKQFIENFKDNKKNLYILFTGKKDEAGVSWCSDCNDAAPVIKQAVEKFAPQNATIVYCDAGDRPYWKDPQNPFRHDGTLGKIQVIPTFIRYGQPQRLDGSDQCGKLELLEMFFETDDD from the exons atggtCACCGAATCATACGTCGATGGTTACGAAAAACTAAAACAATTCATCGAAAACTTCAAAGATAACaagaaaaatctgtacatcTTGTTTACCGGCAAAAAGGACGAAGCAGGAGTCAGCTGGTGTTccgatt gtaacgATGCTGCTCCCGTCATCAAACAAGCCGTCGAGAAATTCGCCCCTCAAAACGCGACAATAGTTTATTGCGATGCCGGTGATCGTCCGTACTGGAAAGATCCTCAAAATCCCTTCCGACATGACGGGACTCttggaaaaattcaagttattcCGACATTTATTCGATATGGCCAACCACAACGCTTAGATGGCTCGGATCAATGCGGAAAACTTGAATTGTTGGAAATGTTCTTTGAGACTGATGATGATTGA
- the LOC134835623 gene encoding uncharacterized protein LOC134835623 — MSVTVNNIENRDQLLNFVVVELKNNGIKYRKDPNVKHSKKQEKITYGKVFHTALEHLDTVSVDDGVLIPTFVVNACKRILAEVSYEGIFRKTGSTKRQKEIIAKLERGLPFDDTDNVLDIASILKTFFRNLPDAIIPPGTLQETLIKCLLDEKTSHQNILLTCLLLPVLKLNTLAYLMQFLNKVSEYASENKMTIENLAIIMGPNIMPVCHNVQQRNSAHVKIISILIKNAYQIGIVPENILEKMQDLSTSRDEVLLQTEKKKKKRRSGSLNRVFNGLRKIVGALGSSSESLERTPDAERVLQTPVLTKSTKKRRNNENPFSAKKKKDLMSFLPNNGAILPNTPMNKDHKKTRMSLAGRKENKVGLSTVDIAHSSQPMERRWSFVLSRKKSVDKLHAENKILVPCGLSPVLSMPSLTPDKRASLIKDKEPDFLQPEDDKQTEATEATTSSDDDFVKIPRSEYEAIKDRVAAIETCISEEFQKNEKLLNDSFVEPVVKPECGPVAVDDKYHATLKETHPINEVATTTDQLAKRLSRELKIRRSTENQVIRSPSARKIGTMRRRSRESGARLSRSTTWHVASSSKDMTAKIEDLSKDSLCLRSNLRRGRPNTYLRHPSPVKKTEGVKPEATEEKSVNNSEQWHDAKSFFNDPINDMHNMSVEIVEDNVPLTVAAPIRVLLTPEIQSKPEDNLFKTPSNLPLRMTAAISATKSCDKTPMLPPSLPPRRSATKKTPTATTKTPRTLLSHTTPIQQMQTGRASIARIRANVGHVAAKAKLFDNLGDGPSGGEAPKPVSRSVNRRQSIKPQLLSLPETKRVLKENNPPAVVIKSSLAKETTPKRKNLKLNTEAARRYRLQMGVTRSPISANKQRKMEQLNAMKLQHRLEDVRKQKISELEEICQKKSLAKGENTPTRRSAALKKAKSAVRTPVRAVRASPSTLARKSPRTTLVRR; from the exons ATGAGTGTTACAGTAAATAACATTGAAAACCGCGACCAATTATTGAATTTCGTAGTTGTTGAGTTGAAAAACAATGGTATCAAGTATCGCAAGGACCCGAATGTTAAACATTCGAAAAAACAGGAGAAAATAACTTATGGCAAAGTGTTCCACACAG CTCTGGAACACTTGGACACAGTAAGCGTAGACGATG GAGTTCTCATTCCAACATTTGTGGTAAATGCGTGCAAGAGAATTTTGGCTGAAGTCTCGTACGAAGGAATTTTCCGTAAAACTGGTTCCACGAAACGACAAAAGGAGATAATT GCAAAATTGGAACGTGGATTGCCGTTCGACGATACAGACAATGTCCTGGATATCGCAAGTATCCTCAAGACGTTCTTCCGAAATCTGCCGGATGCGATAATTCCGCCGGGCACGTTACAGGAGACCCTCATCAAGTGTTTGTTGGACGAAAAAACGTCGCATCAGAACATTTTGTTGACATGTTTGTTGTTGCCCGTGCTCAAATTGAATACACTCGCGTATTTGATGCAGTTTCTGAACAAGGTGTCCGAGTATGCGAGCGAGAACAAGATGACCATCGAAAATCTCGCCATCATTATGGGACCCAATATTATGCCCGTGTGCCATAATGTGCAACAGCGAAACAGTGCCCATGTCAAAATTATCTCGATTTTGATCAAGAACGCCTACCAGATTGGCATTGTGCCGGAAAATATTCTGGAAAAGATGCAAGATTTGAGCACTTCGAGAGATGAGGTGTTGTTGCAAAcggagaaaaagaagaagaaacgacGAAGCGGATCGCTAAATCGCGTTTTTAATGGATTACGGAAAATTGTGGGAGCACTGGGCTCGTCGTCAGAGAGTTTGGAGAGAACACCGGACGCTGAACGAGTCTTGCAGACGCCAGTTTTGACAAAATCCACGAAAAAACGAAGGAATAACGAGAATCCGTTCAGTGCCAAGAAGAAAAAGGACTTGATGTCGTTCCTGCCGAATAATGGAGCGATTTTGCCAAATACGCCAATGAACAA agACCACAAAAAGACACGAATGAGTCTTGCTGGACGCAAAGAGAACAAAGTTGGCCTTTCCACAGTTGACATTGCGCACAGCAGTCAACCCATGGAACGTCGATGGAGTTTTGTGTTGTCGCGCAAAAAAAGTGTCGACAAGTTGCATGccgaaaacaaaattttagttccTTGTGGATTATCGCCCGTGCTTTCGATGCCATCTCTCACACCGGACAAACGTGCATCCCTGATAAAAGACAAAGAACCGGACTTTTTGCAGCCGGAAGACGATAAACAAACGGAAGCCACAGAAGCGACGACGTCGAGTGACGatgattttgtcaaaattcctCGAAGTGAATACGAGGCGATTAAAGATCGCGTTGCTGCCATCGAAACGTGCATCTCCGaagaatttcagaaaaatgaaaagttgctGAATGATTCGTTCGTCGAGCCTGTTGTAAAGCCAGAATGTGGTCCAGTAGCCGTTGACGACAAATATCATGCGACGCTAAAAGAAACGCATCCCATCAACGAAGTTGCAACGACGACAGACCAGCTGGCGAAACGTTTAAGTCGCGAACTCAAGATTCGTCGAAGCACGGAAAATCAAGTGATCCGATCGCCAAGTGCGCGAAAAATCGGCACGATGAGACGCAGATCGCGTGAAAGTGGTGCCAGACTATCACGCAGCACGACATGGCATGTGGCCTCCAGTAGCAAAGATATGACGGCAAAAATCGAAGATTTGTCAAAGGACTCACTCTGCTTGCGAAGCAATTTGAGAAGAGGACGTCCGAACACGTATCTGCGACATCCGAGTCCCGTGAAAAAGACGGAAGGAGTCAAACCGGAAGCCACAGAGGAAAAATCTGTCAATAATAGTGAACAATGGCACGACGCCAAGAGTTTCTTCAACGACCCCATCAACGATATGCACAACATGTCCGTTGAAATTGTCGAAGATAATGTTCCGTTGACAGTTGCGGCACCCATTCGAGTACTTTTGACGCCCGAAATTCAAAGCAAACCTGAAGATAATCTCTTCAAGACACCATCTAATCTTCCGTTACGCATGACCGCTGCCATATCTGCCACCAAATCCTGCGATAAAACACCCATGCTGCCTCCGAGTCTTCCACCACGTCGATCTGCCACGAAAAAGACGCCCACCGCAACGACCAAAACGCCGCGAACATTGCTCTCGCACACCACCCCCATCCAGCAAATGCAGACTGGACGTGCTTCGATTGCGAGAATTCGCGCAAATGTCGGTCACGTGGCTGCCAAAGCGAAGCTATTCGATAATTTAGGCGATGGTCCGAGCGGAGGCGAAGCTCCGAAGCCTGTTTCGCGATCTGTGAATCGTCGACAAAGCATTAAACCGCAACTTTTGTCGCTTCCCGAGACAAAACGTGTGCTAAAAGAGAATAATCCACCGGCAGTCGTCATAAAATCGAGTCTCGCGAAAGAAACGACGCCAAAaaggaagaatttaaaattgaataccGAAGCTGCGCGACGATATCGTCTCCAAATGGGTGTCACACGATCTCCCATCAGTGCCAATAAGCAACGCAAGATGGAACAACTGAATGCCATGAAGTTGCAACATCGCTTAGAGGATGTgcgtaaacaaaaaatctccgAACTCGaggaaatttgccaaaaaaagtCTTTGGCCAAAGGTGAAAATACACCCACAAGGCGATCCGCAGCTTTGAAAAAGGCAAAATCGGCCGTTAGAACACCGGTAAGGGCAGTTCGTGCTTCGCCGTCGACTCTTGCACGCAAATCCCCTCGCACCACGCTCGTGAGGCGATAA